The Streptomyces sp. NBC_01275 genome has a segment encoding these proteins:
- a CDS encoding MFS transporter, with translation MTTPLSVLRRNRSRSAPAPLSPLLRLLILTQLAFNIGFFAVLPFVAEHLGGAVGMAGWTVGFVLGLRTFSQQGLFVVGGALADRCGVRPVVLAGCALRIAGFAWLGYAQRTWAVVGAVLLTGFAAALFSPAVESEVARQAVVREESGGGSRTRVLALFTVAGQTGAFVGPLLGALLLSVDFRAVCLAGAGIFVLVLAGHAWLLPQHIPGRSRVRLRGGIGPLLRNRRFLALCCAYGAYLLAYNQLYLALPAEVERAAGAQAPLAWLFALSSLLVVTAQLPVTRWAGERLSLRRSMAAGLALIAAGFAVVAVALPAGRTATAGLLPAAGFVVLLTLGQMLVAPAARAWTPDLAEDGRLGLYTGALSSVSGLIVLVGSAATGALLDTDLPPAVPWLLLAAVPAAAIALLPRPPVMPRPPVKP, from the coding sequence ATGACGACCCCCCTCTCCGTCCTTCGTCGGAACCGGAGTCGGAGCGCACCAGCGCCGCTCTCGCCCCTGCTCCGGCTGCTGATCCTCACCCAACTCGCCTTCAACATCGGGTTCTTCGCCGTGCTGCCGTTCGTCGCCGAGCATCTGGGCGGCGCGGTCGGCATGGCGGGGTGGACGGTCGGGTTCGTGCTGGGGCTGCGGACCTTCAGCCAGCAGGGGCTGTTCGTGGTCGGCGGCGCGCTGGCCGACCGCTGCGGCGTCCGGCCCGTCGTCCTCGCCGGCTGCGCACTGCGCATCGCCGGGTTCGCCTGGCTCGGGTACGCCCAGCGGACCTGGGCGGTGGTCGGGGCGGTGCTGCTGACCGGGTTCGCGGCCGCGCTGTTCTCCCCCGCGGTCGAGTCGGAGGTCGCCCGCCAGGCCGTCGTACGGGAGGAGTCGGGCGGCGGGTCGCGGACCCGGGTGCTGGCGCTGTTCACGGTCGCCGGGCAGACCGGGGCGTTCGTCGGGCCGCTGCTCGGCGCGCTGCTGCTGTCGGTCGACTTCCGGGCCGTCTGCCTGGCCGGCGCCGGGATCTTCGTCCTCGTCCTCGCCGGGCACGCCTGGCTGCTGCCGCAGCACATACCCGGCCGCTCCCGCGTTCGACTCCGCGGCGGAATCGGCCCGTTGCTGCGCAACCGCCGCTTCCTCGCCCTGTGCTGCGCGTACGGCGCCTACCTCCTCGCCTACAACCAGCTCTACCTCGCCCTGCCCGCCGAGGTGGAGCGCGCGGCCGGTGCGCAGGCGCCGCTGGCCTGGCTGTTCGCGCTGTCCTCGCTGCTGGTGGTGACCGCCCAACTGCCCGTCACCCGGTGGGCGGGGGAGCGGCTCAGCCTGCGCCGCTCCATGGCGGCCGGGCTCGCGCTGATCGCCGCCGGGTTCGCGGTCGTGGCCGTGGCGCTGCCCGCCGGCCGGACCGCGACGGCCGGGCTGCTGCCCGCGGCCGGCTTCGTCGTGCTGCTCACCCTCGGCCAGATGCTCGTCGCGCCCGCCGCCCGCGCCTGGACGCCCGACCTCGCCGAGGACGGGCGGCTCGGCCTGTACACGGGGGCGCTGTCGTCCGTCTCCGGGCTGATCGTGCTGGTCGGCAGCGCGGCCACCGGCGCCCTTCTCGACACGGACCTGCCCCCGGCCGTGCCCTGGCTGCTCCTGGCCGCCGTACCGGCCGCCGCGATCGCCCTGCTGCCGCGCCCGCCCGTCATGCCGCGCCCGCCCGTCAAGCCGTGA
- a CDS encoding creatininase family protein yields the protein MSGSDIPSTAYGLVPTDTTEDVRTRGAGVSTQVAVLPVGSFEQHGPYLPLATDTLVACAIAREIAEAYPVHLLPPVTIACSHEHAAWPGTVSISSVTLHAVVRDIAASLRRSGVEALVLVNGHGGNYVLGNAVQESSARGEPMALFPAPEDWEEARERSGVVTSLLTDMHAGEIETSILLHAHPELVRPGHASADFVADDRRHLLTLGMSAYTDSGVIGRPSLGSAEKGKELLASLADSFGAYFSLLTTGAAAGAGAGDSV from the coding sequence ATGAGTGGTTCGGACATACCGTCGACGGCGTACGGTCTGGTGCCGACGGACACTACGGAAGACGTACGGACCCGGGGGGCCGGCGTCTCGACGCAGGTGGCGGTCCTTCCCGTCGGAAGCTTCGAACAGCACGGTCCGTACCTGCCGTTGGCCACCGACACGCTGGTCGCCTGCGCCATCGCCCGGGAGATCGCCGAGGCGTACCCGGTGCACCTCCTTCCGCCGGTGACCATCGCCTGCTCGCACGAGCACGCGGCCTGGCCGGGGACCGTCAGCATCTCCTCCGTGACCCTTCACGCGGTGGTACGGGACATCGCGGCGTCACTGCGCCGCTCGGGCGTCGAGGCCCTGGTGCTGGTCAACGGACACGGCGGGAACTACGTCCTGGGCAACGCCGTCCAGGAGTCCTCCGCCCGCGGCGAGCCAATGGCGCTGTTCCCGGCCCCGGAGGACTGGGAGGAGGCGCGGGAACGGTCCGGGGTGGTGACCTCGCTGCTCACCGACATGCACGCCGGGGAAATCGAGACCTCGATCCTGCTGCACGCCCATCCGGAACTCGTCCGGCCCGGTCATGCGTCCGCTGATTTCGTCGCGGACGACCGTCGCCATCTGCTCACGCTGGGAATGTCCGCCTATACCGATTCGGGCGTCATCGGCCGTCCTTCCCTGGGGTCCGCGGAAAAGGGGAAGGAACTCCTGGCGAGCCTGGCGGATTCCTTCGGCGCGTATTTCTCGCTGCTCACCACGGGGGCCGCCGCGGGAGCCGGAGCGGGCGACTCCGTGTAA
- a CDS encoding saccharopine dehydrogenase, with translation MSDLQLWLRHEARTTERRTPVVPDDARRLVEAGVALTVEDSPQRIVPTKEYEAIGARIVPAGSWPSAPREAVVLGLKELPDEPRELTHRHIFFGHAYKGQPGAADLLRRFAAGGGTLLDLEYLVDDQGRRLAAFGFWAGYLGAALAVLQHRGRLTAPLRPTDKDELDATLRPTDGETSGDEGFTALVVGALGRSGRGARAAFATAGVEPTCWDLAETRALDRRALLAHDVLVNCVLATAPVPPFVREEDLDDPARRLRTLCDVTCDVGSPLNVLPVYDRTTEWTDPVRRLRTEPPLDLIAIDNLPSLLPAESSADFSAALTPQLLDFGVGGPWGRCLDRFRQAGRELGLSEGEFGRV, from the coding sequence ATGAGCGACCTGCAGCTGTGGCTGCGCCACGAGGCCCGCACCACCGAGCGGCGCACCCCGGTCGTCCCCGACGACGCCCGCCGCCTCGTCGAGGCCGGCGTGGCCCTGACCGTCGAGGACTCCCCGCAGCGCATCGTCCCGACCAAGGAGTACGAGGCGATCGGCGCCCGGATCGTCCCCGCGGGCTCCTGGCCGTCGGCGCCGCGCGAGGCCGTCGTCCTCGGACTGAAGGAACTCCCGGACGAGCCACGGGAACTGACGCACCGCCACATCTTCTTCGGACACGCCTACAAGGGCCAGCCCGGCGCGGCCGACCTGCTGCGGAGGTTCGCCGCCGGAGGCGGGACGCTCCTCGACCTGGAGTACCTGGTCGACGACCAGGGCCGCCGGCTCGCCGCCTTCGGCTTCTGGGCGGGCTATCTGGGCGCAGCCCTCGCGGTGCTCCAGCACCGGGGCCGGCTGACCGCGCCCCTGCGCCCGACCGACAAGGACGAGCTGGACGCGACGCTGCGCCCGACCGACGGGGAGACCTCCGGCGACGAGGGGTTCACCGCGCTCGTCGTCGGCGCCCTGGGCCGCAGCGGCCGGGGCGCACGGGCCGCGTTCGCCACGGCCGGCGTGGAACCGACCTGCTGGGACCTGGCGGAGACCCGCGCCCTGGACCGCCGCGCCCTGCTGGCCCACGACGTGCTGGTCAACTGCGTCCTCGCCACCGCACCGGTGCCGCCCTTCGTCCGCGAGGAGGACCTCGACGACCCGGCCCGCCGGCTGCGCACCCTCTGCGACGTCACCTGCGACGTGGGCTCGCCCCTCAACGTCCTGCCGGTCTACGACCGTACGACCGAGTGGACGGACCCCGTGCGCCGGCTGCGCACGGAGCCCCCGCTCGATCTGATCGCCATCGACAACCTGCCGTCCCTGCTGCCGGCCGAGTCCAGCGCCGACTTCTCGGCGGCCCTGACACCCCAGCTGCTCGACTTCGGCGTCGGCGGTCCCTGGGGCCGCTGCCTGGACCGCTTCCGCCAGGCCGGCCGTGAACTGGGCCTCTCGGAAGGGGAGTTCGGCCGTGTCTGA
- the ribA gene encoding GTP cyclohydrolase II, whose amino-acid sequence MTEKIGVLGTKTPQRTGVERVVNAPLPTVYGKFQAIGYMDHDRGDEQVALVYGDIGAEDVLTRLHSECLTGDAFGSQHCECGDQLASALRAVVAEGRGIVVYLRGHEGRGIGLLGKLRAMALQAEGLDTVEANLALGLPVDARDYKVAADILRDLGVRSVRLMSNNPRKREALVDNGILVAEEVPLLIEPCENNITYLRTKRERLDHRLPHLDAVAHWS is encoded by the coding sequence ATGACAGAAAAAATTGGCGTACTCGGCACGAAGACCCCGCAGCGCACCGGTGTGGAACGCGTGGTGAATGCGCCCTTGCCCACGGTGTACGGGAAATTCCAGGCGATCGGCTACATGGACCACGACCGCGGTGACGAACAGGTCGCCCTGGTCTACGGAGACATCGGCGCCGAGGACGTGCTGACCCGGCTGCACTCGGAGTGCCTGACCGGCGACGCGTTCGGCTCCCAGCACTGCGAGTGCGGCGACCAGCTGGCCTCCGCGCTGCGCGCGGTCGTCGCCGAGGGCCGGGGCATAGTCGTCTATCTGCGCGGTCACGAGGGCCGTGGCATCGGGCTGCTGGGCAAGCTGCGCGCGATGGCCCTGCAGGCGGAGGGCCTGGACACGGTCGAGGCGAACCTCGCCCTCGGTCTGCCGGTGGACGCCCGCGACTACAAGGTGGCCGCCGACATCCTGCGCGACCTGGGCGTGCGCTCGGTCCGCCTGATGTCGAACAACCCGCGCAAGCGGGAGGCGCTGGTGGACAACGGCATCCTGGTCGCCGAGGAGGTGCCGCTGCTGATCGAGCCGTGCGAGAACAACATCACCTACCTGCGCACCAAGCGGGAGCGCCTCGACCACCGGCTGCCCCACCTGGACGCGGTGGCGCACTGGTCCTGA
- a CDS encoding class I SAM-dependent methyltransferase, with the protein MSKSTVTPADLARRVGHIPTQPGPKEGDLVTQSVTSPTSGADSGARPAISGDGNGNGDGIDTGADQPSGSVIPGAGPVTRPGERPTVRLRDAGPDEQPRYAPEWLQLREPADADARSMDLLDPLRIRLANLPGRPGGLAVHDLGCGTGSMGRWLAPRLDGAQHWILHDRDPYLLHFAAVASPRVAADGSRVTVETRRGDVARLTPDALRGASLVTASALLDVLTREEIETLAAACAGAGCPALLTLSVAGRVDLAPQDPLDEEIAAAFNDHQRRGGLLGPDAVTAACEAFADHGATVKVHPSAWRLGPEHAALTEQWLRGWVGAAVEQRPELAARAETYLAARLAALAAGELRVTVHHSDLLALARPTGAA; encoded by the coding sequence ATGAGCAAGAGCACCGTGACCCCGGCGGACCTGGCCCGACGCGTGGGACACATCCCGACGCAGCCGGGCCCCAAGGAGGGCGACCTCGTGACTCAGTCCGTGACTTCTCCGACCTCCGGAGCCGACTCCGGGGCGCGGCCCGCCATATCCGGCGACGGCAACGGCAACGGCGACGGCATCGACACCGGTGCCGACCAGCCGTCGGGGTCCGTCATCCCCGGCGCCGGCCCCGTGACCCGCCCCGGCGAGCGGCCCACCGTACGGCTGCGGGACGCCGGGCCCGACGAGCAGCCGCGCTACGCGCCCGAATGGCTCCAGCTGCGCGAGCCCGCCGACGCGGACGCCCGGTCGATGGACCTGCTGGACCCCCTGCGCATCCGGCTCGCCAACCTGCCCGGACGCCCCGGCGGACTCGCCGTCCACGACCTGGGCTGCGGCACCGGCTCGATGGGCCGCTGGCTCGCCCCGCGCCTGGACGGCGCCCAGCACTGGATCCTGCACGACCGCGACCCCTACCTGCTGCACTTCGCCGCCGTCGCCTCCCCGCGGGTGGCCGCCGACGGCAGCCGGGTCACCGTCGAGACCCGGCGCGGCGACGTCGCCCGGCTCACCCCGGACGCCCTGCGCGGCGCCTCGCTGGTCACCGCCTCCGCCCTGCTGGACGTCCTGACCCGCGAGGAGATCGAGACCCTCGCCGCGGCCTGCGCGGGCGCGGGCTGCCCGGCGCTGCTCACGCTCTCCGTCGCCGGACGCGTCGACCTCGCCCCGCAGGACCCGCTGGACGAGGAGATCGCCGCCGCCTTCAACGACCACCAGCGCCGCGGCGGCCTCCTCGGCCCCGACGCGGTGACCGCGGCCTGCGAGGCGTTCGCCGACCACGGCGCGACGGTCAAGGTGCACCCGAGCGCCTGGCGGCTCGGCCCCGAGCACGCCGCCCTCACCGAGCAGTGGCTGCGCGGCTGGGTCGGCGCGGCGGTCGAGCAGCGCCCCGAACTCGCCGCCCGCGCCGAGACCTACCTGGCCGCCCGGCTCGCCGCCCTCGCGGCCGGCGAGCTGCGCGTCACCGTCCACCACAGCGACCTGCTGGCACTGGCCCGGCCGACGGGCGCGGCGTGA
- a CDS encoding 6-carboxytetrahydropterin synthase, translating to MFSVTVRDHIMIAHSFRGEVFGPAQRLHGATFLVDATFRRDQLDDDNIVVDIGLATQELGAVVSELNYRNLDNEPEFDGINTSTEFLAKVIADRLAARIDKGALGEGARGIAALAVTLHESHIAWASYERAL from the coding sequence TTGTTCAGTGTCACCGTCCGCGATCACATCATGATCGCCCACAGCTTCCGCGGCGAGGTCTTCGGACCCGCGCAGCGCCTGCACGGAGCGACGTTCCTCGTGGACGCCACCTTCCGCCGCGACCAGCTGGACGACGACAACATCGTCGTCGACATCGGACTGGCCACGCAGGAGCTCGGTGCGGTCGTCAGCGAGCTGAACTACAGAAATCTGGACAACGAGCCGGAATTCGACGGGATCAACACCTCGACCGAGTTCCTGGCCAAGGTCATCGCCGACCGGCTCGCCGCGCGGATCGACAAGGGCGCCCTCGGCGAGGGCGCCCGGGGCATCGCCGCCCTCGCCGTCACGCTGCACGAGTCGCACATCGCCTGGGCGAGTTACGAGCGTGCGCTGTGA
- a CDS encoding CDP-alcohol phosphatidyltransferase family protein gives MALNNTYEARLVQQETAVGAGVQILLLALLGSAIGMGPAGWVTGLVFAVATWAVLSRALHRSSLRTFGPANRVTLGRATLVGGVTALVADSFESAPPVTLLVGLTAVALILDGVDGKVARRTGTSTALGARFDMEVDAFLILVLSVYVSMQLGPWVVLIGGMRYAFVAAARVAPWLNGSLPPSFARKTVAALQGVCLLLAGADLLPYAANFAVALLALSTLVWSFGRDVLWLWRTSRPAREEERLPAEKVLELA, from the coding sequence GTGGCCCTGAACAACACTTACGAAGCAAGGCTGGTCCAGCAGGAGACCGCTGTGGGAGCGGGCGTTCAGATCCTGTTGCTGGCTCTGCTCGGCTCGGCGATCGGCATGGGGCCGGCGGGCTGGGTGACCGGTCTCGTCTTCGCCGTCGCCACCTGGGCGGTGCTCTCCCGGGCGCTGCACCGCTCCAGCCTGCGCACCTTCGGCCCGGCCAACCGGGTCACGCTCGGCCGCGCGACCCTGGTCGGCGGGGTGACCGCGCTGGTCGCCGACTCCTTCGAGAGCGCGCCGCCGGTGACGCTGCTGGTGGGCCTGACGGCCGTGGCCCTGATCCTGGACGGCGTCGACGGCAAGGTCGCCCGGCGCACGGGCACCTCCACCGCACTGGGCGCGCGCTTCGACATGGAGGTCGACGCCTTCCTGATCCTGGTGCTGAGCGTGTACGTCTCGATGCAGCTGGGCCCGTGGGTCGTCCTCATCGGCGGCATGCGCTACGCCTTCGTCGCCGCGGCCCGGGTCGCCCCTTGGCTCAACGGATCGCTCCCGCCGAGCTTCGCCCGCAAGACGGTGGCCGCGCTCCAGGGCGTCTGCCTGCTCCTCGCGGGCGCGGACCTGCTGCCGTACGCGGCGAACTTCGCGGTCGCCCTGCTGGCCCTGTCCACCCTGGTGTGGTCGTTCGGCCGGGACGTCCTGTGGCTGTGGCGCACCTCGCGGCCCGCCCGGGAAGAGGAGCGGCTGCCCGCGGAGAAGGTCCTGGAACTCGCCTGA
- a CDS encoding glycosyltransferase family 4 protein: protein MTDVTLEKTVQTAQPPSLAYVPAQVAVPKTCPKIGGIIPMSLRSVHFVMPGGVDDPANPSGGNAYDRRVCLDLAGFGWQVHRHLASGSWPSPQPAARAELARTLAEFPDGTIVLLDGLVACGVPEIIVPEAERLQLAVLVHLPLGDETGLAPQTAAELDAKERAVLRAVPAVIATSDWAVRRLVSHHGLAPEKVHVAAPGADIAPLASGTDGVSRLLCVAAVTPRKGQHRLVEALAAVTDLPWSCSCVGGLGGDPEYVAHLRGLIRKYGLEDRLELAGPKAGAELDASYAAADLMVLTSYAETYGMAVTEALARGIPVLATDVGGLPEAVGRAPDGGVPGILVPPEDPAALAAELRGWFGEADVRRRLKAAARGRRAALNGWASTAQSLAGVLGRLPSEPRRAA from the coding sequence GTGACCGACGTGACCCTGGAGAAGACCGTGCAGACCGCGCAGCCGCCCTCGCTCGCCTATGTGCCCGCGCAGGTCGCCGTCCCGAAGACCTGTCCGAAGATCGGGGGGATCATCCCCATGTCGCTGCGGTCCGTGCACTTCGTCATGCCGGGCGGCGTCGACGACCCGGCCAACCCCAGCGGCGGCAACGCCTACGACCGGCGGGTCTGCCTGGACCTGGCCGGCTTCGGCTGGCAGGTCCACAGGCACCTGGCGTCCGGCTCCTGGCCCAGCCCGCAGCCGGCCGCCCGGGCGGAACTGGCCCGCACGCTGGCCGAGTTCCCCGACGGCACGATCGTGCTGCTCGACGGGCTCGTGGCCTGCGGCGTCCCGGAGATCATCGTGCCGGAGGCGGAGCGCCTGCAGCTCGCCGTCCTCGTCCACCTCCCGCTCGGCGACGAGACCGGACTCGCCCCGCAGACGGCGGCCGAGCTGGACGCCAAGGAGCGGGCCGTGCTGCGCGCCGTGCCCGCCGTGATCGCCACCAGCGACTGGGCGGTGCGCCGCCTCGTCTCCCACCACGGCCTGGCGCCGGAGAAGGTGCACGTCGCCGCCCCCGGCGCCGACATCGCGCCGCTGGCCTCCGGCACGGACGGCGTGTCCCGGCTGCTGTGCGTCGCGGCCGTGACCCCGCGCAAGGGCCAGCACCGCCTGGTGGAGGCGCTGGCCGCCGTCACCGACCTGCCGTGGAGCTGCTCCTGTGTCGGCGGCCTCGGGGGAGACCCGGAGTACGTCGCCCATCTGCGCGGCCTCATCAGGAAGTACGGCCTCGAGGACCGGCTGGAGCTGGCGGGCCCGAAGGCCGGCGCCGAACTCGACGCCAGCTACGCCGCCGCCGACCTGATGGTCCTCACCTCCTACGCCGAGACGTACGGCATGGCGGTCACCGAGGCGCTCGCGCGCGGCATCCCCGTCCTCGCCACCGACGTCGGCGGACTGCCCGAGGCGGTCGGCCGCGCCCCCGACGGCGGCGTCCCCGGCATCCTCGTGCCGCCGGAGGACCCGGCCGCCCTCGCCGCCGAACTGCGCGGCTGGTTCGGCGAGGCGGACGTACGGCGCCGGCTGAAGGCGGCCGCGCGCGGCCGCCGGGCGGCCCTGAACGGCTGGGCGTCCACCGCCCAGAGCCTGGCCGGAGTCCTCGGCCGGCTTCCCAGCGAACCCCGGAGGGCGGCATGA
- a CDS encoding zinc-binding alcohol dehydrogenase codes for MSTTARAFWVSSPGEGEIRETPLSAPAPGEVLVRSLWSGVSRGTETLVFRGGVPDSQHATMRAPFQDGDFPAPVKYGYLNVGRVEEGPAALVGRTVFCLYPHQTRYVVPATAVTVVPDRVPAERAILAGTVETAVNALWDAAPLVGDRIAVVGGGMVGCSVAALLARFPGVRVQLVDADPARAKVAEALGVGFALPGDALDGCDLVVHASASEQGLARALELLRPEGTVLELSWYGDRQVSLPLGEAFHSRRLVIRSSQVGTVSPARASRTYADRLALALELLADPALDALVTGESAFEELPEVMPRLATGEIPALCHRIRYEQSA; via the coding sequence ATGTCGACCACCGCACGTGCGTTCTGGGTCAGCTCTCCGGGTGAAGGAGAGATCCGCGAGACCCCCCTTTCCGCCCCCGCGCCGGGCGAGGTTCTGGTGCGTTCCCTGTGGTCGGGCGTCAGCCGCGGCACCGAGACCCTCGTCTTCCGCGGCGGGGTGCCGGACAGTCAGCACGCGACCATGCGCGCGCCGTTCCAGGACGGCGACTTCCCCGCGCCGGTGAAGTACGGCTACCTCAACGTCGGACGCGTGGAGGAGGGACCGGCGGCCCTGGTCGGCCGTACCGTCTTCTGCCTCTACCCGCATCAGACGCGGTACGTCGTTCCCGCGACGGCGGTCACGGTCGTACCGGACCGCGTGCCCGCCGAACGGGCGATCCTCGCCGGGACCGTGGAGACCGCCGTCAACGCCCTGTGGGACGCCGCGCCCCTGGTCGGCGATCGGATCGCGGTGGTCGGCGGCGGCATGGTCGGCTGCTCGGTGGCCGCGCTCCTGGCCCGCTTCCCGGGCGTCCGCGTCCAACTGGTGGACGCCGACCCGGCGCGGGCGAAGGTCGCCGAGGCCCTCGGCGTCGGCTTCGCCCTCCCCGGCGACGCGCTCGACGGCTGCGACCTCGTCGTGCACGCCAGCGCCAGCGAACAGGGCCTCGCCCGCGCCCTGGAGCTGCTGCGGCCCGAGGGCACGGTCCTCGAACTGAGCTGGTACGGCGACCGGCAGGTGTCCCTCCCGCTCGGCGAGGCCTTCCACTCCCGCCGCCTGGTCATCCGCAGCAGCCAGGTCGGCACCGTCTCCCCGGCCCGCGCCAGTCGCACGTACGCCGATCGGCTCGCGCTCGCCCTCGAACTGCTCGCCGACCCGGCGCTCGACGCCCTCGTCACCGGGGAGAGCGCTTTCGAGGAGTTGCCGGAGGTGATGCCGAGGCTCGCCACCGGGGAGATTCCGGCGCTCTGTCACCGCATCAGGTACGAACAGAGCGCCTGA
- a CDS encoding YcnI family protein → MSTTRLALRRTGLGAVLAAAAVLAAAGVASAHVTVHPESYAKGATDGLLTFRVPNEEDTATTTKVQVFLPTDHPVLGVLVTPHDGWTAKVTTTKLKTPVKTDDGTITEAASEITWTGGKIAAGQFEDFDVAFGQLPEDADELAFKTLQSYSDGTTVRWIEEEEAGADEPENPAPVLKLTAAADESTPASSGKSTQSTASAKSTAQAADSGDSTARGLGIAGLVVGVLGLAAAAFAVVRTRSPRP, encoded by the coding sequence ATGTCCACGACTCGCCTCGCCCTGCGCCGCACCGGTCTCGGCGCCGTGCTCGCCGCCGCAGCCGTGCTCGCCGCCGCCGGGGTCGCCTCCGCGCATGTCACCGTCCACCCCGAGAGCTATGCCAAGGGCGCCACCGACGGCCTGCTCACCTTCCGGGTCCCCAACGAGGAGGACACCGCGACCACCACCAAGGTCCAGGTCTTCCTGCCCACCGACCACCCCGTGCTCGGCGTGCTGGTCACCCCGCACGACGGCTGGACCGCGAAGGTGACCACCACCAAGCTCAAGACGCCGGTCAAGACCGACGACGGCACGATCACCGAGGCCGCCTCCGAGATCACCTGGACCGGCGGGAAGATCGCGGCCGGCCAGTTCGAGGACTTCGACGTCGCCTTCGGACAACTCCCCGAGGACGCCGACGAACTCGCCTTCAAGACCCTCCAGAGCTACTCCGACGGCACCACCGTGCGCTGGATCGAGGAGGAGGAAGCGGGCGCGGACGAGCCGGAGAACCCCGCGCCGGTGCTGAAGCTCACGGCGGCGGCGGACGAGAGCACTCCGGCGTCCTCCGGGAAGAGCACGCAGAGCACGGCGAGCGCCAAGAGCACGGCGCAGGCCGCCGACTCCGGCGACTCCACCGCCCGCGGGCTGGGCATCGCCGGGCTGGTCGTCGGCGTGCTGGGCCTGGCGGCCGCCGCCTTCGCCGTCGTACGGACCCGGTCGCCGCGGCCGTAG
- a CDS encoding FAD-binding oxidoreductase: MNTHASVVVIGGGVMGTSIAYHLAAAGVRDVLLLERDELAAGSTSKAAGGVRAQFSDELNIQLGARSLEAFGRFGQEFGHDIGLHRVGYLFLLSTPEEVASFEASVRLQNALGVPSRMIDPAEARRLSPLITTDGLLAAAFSPDDGHCTPEAVVQGYADAARRCGARILRHTEVTGIETRGAAITAVTTTLGRVTTDTVICAAGAWSRAVGAMAGVDLPVQPLRRQIAVTEPVPGLPPDLPMTIDFTSTLYFHTEGPGLLVGMSDPDERPGFATDAHDRWIPRLAAALEHRAPALLDLRRTGGWAGLYEVTPDHNALIGEATSVSRFLYATGFSGHGFLQGPAVGEVVRDLYLGRVPFVDVTPLSAGRFAADAPRPEVNRV; the protein is encoded by the coding sequence GTGAACACGCATGCCTCGGTCGTCGTCATCGGCGGCGGAGTGATGGGCACGAGCATCGCCTACCATCTGGCCGCCGCCGGCGTCCGTGACGTCCTGCTCCTCGAGCGGGACGAACTCGCCGCCGGATCGACCTCGAAGGCCGCCGGCGGAGTGCGCGCGCAGTTCTCCGACGAACTGAACATCCAGCTCGGGGCGCGCAGCCTGGAGGCGTTCGGACGGTTCGGCCAGGAGTTCGGGCACGACATCGGACTGCACCGCGTCGGCTATCTCTTCCTGCTGTCGACGCCCGAGGAGGTCGCCTCCTTCGAGGCGAGCGTCCGGCTGCAGAACGCGCTCGGCGTGCCCAGCCGCATGATCGACCCGGCCGAGGCGCGCCGCCTCTCGCCGCTGATCACCACGGACGGGCTGCTGGCGGCCGCGTTCTCGCCCGACGACGGCCACTGCACCCCCGAGGCCGTCGTCCAGGGGTACGCGGACGCCGCCCGCCGGTGCGGAGCGCGCATCCTGCGGCACACCGAGGTGACCGGCATCGAGACGCGGGGCGCCGCGATCACCGCCGTGACCACCACCCTGGGCCGCGTCACCACCGACACGGTGATCTGCGCGGCCGGCGCCTGGTCCCGGGCCGTCGGCGCGATGGCCGGCGTGGATCTGCCGGTGCAGCCGCTGCGCCGCCAGATCGCGGTCACCGAACCGGTCCCCGGCCTCCCGCCCGACCTGCCGATGACCATCGACTTCACCAGCACCCTCTACTTCCACACCGAGGGCCCCGGCCTCCTCGTCGGCATGTCCGACCCCGACGAACGCCCCGGCTTCGCCACCGACGCCCACGACCGGTGGATCCCCCGTCTCGCCGCCGCCCTGGAGCACCGCGCCCCCGCCCTGCTCGACCTGCGCCGCACGGGCGGCTGGGCGGGGCTGTACGAGGTCACTCCGGACCACAACGCGCTGATCGGCGAGGCGACTTCGGTATCCCGTTTTCTGTATGCGACCGGCTTCTCCGGGCACGGCTTCCTCCAGGGACCGGCCGTCGGCGAGGTCGTCCGCGACCTGTACCTCGGCCGCGTACCCTTCGTGGACGTCACCCCCCTGAGCGCCGGCCGGTTCGCGGCCGACGCCCCGCGTCCGGAGGTCAACCGCGTATGA